Genomic segment of Sarcophilus harrisii chromosome 4, mSarHar1.11, whole genome shotgun sequence:
tcaaattctggctctgaacTTTAATTTTAGTGACAGAAAAAGTACTGGATTTCAGGTCAGagaactcaagttcaaatcctgtgtgaccttgaacaagtcctAGCTCTGGAccactatttcctcatctataaaatgaaggagttctGATAGAAAGACTTCTCAGATTAGTTCCAATTCTAACTTATGAAGTTATGACTCTTAGCTCTGACACTTTTTGACTAATAAGCATAGATCTAACCCTTACTCATCAAACTTTAATTGCTCATTACCTTTTGGATAAAACATAAACTCTAACTTGACTCTTCTAAATCTGGTCCTAGCCTCCCTTTCCAGGTTTTATTGCATGTTGCTTCCCCTCATAAACTGGTAGCTTGCTAGCCAAACTAGTTTTCTTGTCCTTCATTAAATGTGAGAGTTCATCCCCCATCCCCATATCCTATACCTCCTCACCTGTAGCATTCTTCCTCCTCACTTGGAACTCCTGGCTCCCTTTAAAGCTCAGTGCACCTGTCATCTCCTTCAAAAAAACTTTCATGATTTCTCCACTTTTCAGTAAGCCTGAATCACTGTGTTTTTTACATATATCCTGAATTTATTTACCTATGAATTCTTGGTATCTCTAGGAGAATATGTTCCAAGAGGTTGGGTTTTTATATACCCCTAACCTAGAAGAGTGATTGATATATAACACAGGTGCTGAATATATGACAATAATATACACACCTACATAAAACCTGGCAGCACTTCTCTAGATTTACTAACAATACTTGACAAAACAGGAGCAAGGGGGTAATTAAATGAAACTGAGGTAACAAAGTTAGCCCTAGAAAAtactggtctttttttttccctgtaaacGTTCACTTTGAGTAATAATCACACACATTAATAAAGGAATCTCCTGCTGCATTAGTACTTAGGCTTTCAAACACGTTGCTGCCCTCTTTATCCTTCCTGCAAACCTGGGTCAAATTTAGCTTTCCTTTcccaaaaagaagaaatgttcaCCTTGAGCATGTTCTCCCTAAAATCAGTGATTAGCTCTTTTATATTATCAAATTGCATCTTTAAATCTCAAAGAAGTGTGTCACTTCAACAAAGTCTAGAACAGAAACGTCAGAGGTGGGAACCCCAAGTATCTGGACTCTGTTCTCTTCCCCAGGATCCAGAACCACGGTTGGTATGGAACAGGTGCTCTGCACCCTTTTATAACACATTTGAGCAACAAAAGGCGCTAACAACTGGGACATCATCAGAGACGCTTTCTTGTTATGTCTGTCATTCACTTCAGTTGAGAAACCGACTTGCTTTAATGTTGGAGGAGCTGAGTCACCGGAACTTGGCAACAGGGGTAAGTGTGTGGCCCCAGACCATTACATGAGAATAATCGCTTGTTCAGAGATACAAGTAAGAGATAGAAGTGTTTTCTTCGAGGCTAACTACTGCACACGCTTAAGAGACAGCTACTTCCATGAAAAAGGCAAGCCCTTCCCGGGGACCGTCATTGTAGGAAGAGCTCCGGGATGCGGGGGCTGGGAGGATGcaggggcgggggtggggaggATGCAGAACATCCCGGTCTTTGAGTAATAGATTAAGATAAGCAAACCGCAGCCTTGCCTGCAATCCAGAGTAGGACTGAGAGAAGGCGGGCCTGTACTCCCGCCAGCCCAAAGTAAGATCACAGGAAGGTGTGTATTTTCACCggatttttcctccttctccggGAACTTGAGGAGTAAGGAGAACGCTTTCTAGTTTTCCATTTCGTGGCCACCTCCGATTTCCAAGCAAAGGTAGAAAAAGGGTGGTTGCACATGTAAAAACAGTGGGAAATTGGAGTTGACTATTCGGGTGTTCGGTGTTCACTCTCACCAGAGGCAGTTTCATTTGACTGACAGTTGGACAGGATCCCAGCACAGCCGTAGCTCTCTCACAATCTCCCTCCGGACCTGCAGGCTGGCAGACAGGGGcaccctcctttccttcccctcacccgAACATGCTTTCGCCCTCCGCCTTCCCCCACGTACTTTTATATCCTCCCCTCCTgtagtccttccttccttcctgtcttctctctctGCCCAAGCCTTATACACCTCCAAAGtgcttcccttctccccacccccttcagCTAAAATGAAGGCGGGGAAacgaagaaaacatttttaaaataataaacatataatttatCTGGAGACTCCAACAAGCACCCACGCTCCTGACTGCCTGCAGTTCTCCACAGCTAGTCATTAGGGAGCGATGGCACAGCACTTACCCACCGCAGGGTCCTGCACTCGGGACGCAGGGGCAGAGTCCCCGACCGGGAGGACAAAGACAAAGCAGACATACAAGCTGCTCACCAGGCAGCATGCCCGCGGGAAGGCACCTCTCGGCTCCATAGCCCGGGCCTGGCGCTCGGGAGGCTGCCCTGGAAGCTCGCGCGTCTGGGCTTGGGAAGCTCCCGCTCCGGGTCAGGGCCCTGAGGGTGGGCTGGGAAAAGGAGGAGTTTGCGGGAGGCTCTGGGTGAGCCTGTCACGTGGAACCTGAGAACCTGACTTTAGGAGACGGGCAGCTTTAGTCCGGGGAGCTACCTGCTTTGTAGGTTCTAACTCCGAGTTTTCTTACTCCGAGGTCCACTTCTCCTTCCGCTAGTAGTCCCACTGCTGCTTCTAATTCGGACCCTGCGAATCTCTTCATACTCGTTATCATATTCTACCACACaagcatttgtttttattatatgctGGGCACTGTGTCAGATTCTGGGGGTACTACTACGAAAGAGAAATACAGTTCTTGCTCTCAtagaactcacagtctaatgagacaACGagcaaaaaagtatatatttgcCAAAAATATATCCTGCCAAATAACTCTTCTGTGAGTTGTttgaatttcttaaaagaaaaaaaacccttgcAAAACACCTCCTGGCCTTTGCAAATTGGCTAAAATAAAGGGTTGTAATGGAATCTTTGCTGTTGAGcggtaaaaaaaagtttataatggGGGTATTAggttttctttctccctaaaacTCCTTTGAGGCAAGTTAGTTACTGAATCTAATAAGGGTGTGAATCTCCCATTTCTTAATCCTACGGTTTAGTGACTGTTTTGTGGTGGGCCTGAAAAAGTCCTAAAGATCACCAGCCCCTACTTTTAATTATCGGAATGAGGAAATGCTTTCGGAAAgaaaatgctttccttttttttctttgggaaagtGCATTCATTTCCCATCAAGaaaaaggttctttttttcccGGTGTAAGCTAATGGGTGTTGTTACTGTGAATGGGGCTTTGAAAGGGAAACCAAAGCTTCTCAGTCCTGTTTCAAGTCCAGCCAGGGACGTGCTGAAACAACGTTCAAAATTGTAAAAAGTATCAAACTTCTTTCTCACTGTAGGGTAAAAATAACAGTTGGAAACTCTCATCTCAGAAAAGGAGCTTTGGAATTAAAGGTGTGTGCAGGAAAATGTCTGATCAATAAAATctaggaaagaaataaatgacaGGTTTCAGAATAGCAAAATAACAGAATACATATTGGCAACTGGAATTCAAGTCAATATAATATTGCCTACAATCTGTGAGacaatatatattacaaaatgaATGTCCATCCATGAAAGGcattttaaatagtataaaatatttccataaaaggcatattttaaatagtataaaatattctgTGGCTTCTTTCCTACCTCTCTAATACTCACCAATTTATTACCTTCTTCTCTATCTAATCTAATTGTGCCTATggtatatacatttattaattgtagatctctatttcttcctgtttccAGTAGCCTGTGATTGGGTCATGCTAGCTGAGTATTGCTTCACATCTTTTTAGTATACCCTTTACATTTTAGACCTTGCTATATCAGAAATGACTTCTATACCAAATTGATCTTGCTTTGGAGTTTGTCATTACTATTCTTACAGCAAATACCTACATTCAGtgacataaaaaggaagtagctTCTTGACAATGCTTAGAGGCAATGTGGTATGGTAGAAAGGTCAGTAAAGGTGAAACTAGAATAAAGATCTTTCTTTACCTCTGCTCCATTTATTGGGTTGATGACTGTAGGTAAGTCTattttctgagaattttttttttcatatttaaaatggaggtaatgttattgttcatccttcattcttgaaaggGATCAGTGATATCACAAGAGCTATGCCTTGTTTTGCAATTGAATTAATTAAGCCAGAGCTGTCCAAAGTCCTTACTCTTTCTTCTAGTCATCAAAATCCAATGGCAAGATCAAAGTCAAAATAACTAGTGTTTGCCTAGGATGCAATGAGTGCCTTTGGCCTCAAGGAATCATGTTAGAGGAAAAGGGGATATATATAGCTTATCCTGCTCTTAAATATGttgtataaagaaaataaaaactaaaaaaacacaTTACTTTTGAATAAAATAGATTCCTAGGCAAAAGAAAGATCTAcctaaaacaagaagaaaactaAACCAAAGTAATTGCAGTTGGCAGCACTGAGTCTAGCATTAGCAATATCAGACATCTGATGGAAATGGggaattttaaatttgtcttaGTAATAGAAATTGAAGCCTTTGAGAAGACACTTATTCAGTTATTGACAATctgagggggaagaaaagaaaagacggGCTTCCAAAAGGCAAATATCTAAGAACAAAACATAGGGCTTGGACTAAACAAAACAACTTCAAAAAGGCTACAAGAAAGTCAGGGAGTCCTAGAAATGTTTACCTTAAAAGAATAAATCCTATTAAGAGAATCTTTCATGCAAGAGATCCTAGAAcaaaagagatggggaaaataCTGGGAAAacaacagccagaaagaaaatcataatgtGCTAGTGATATGTTATAAAACACTCGGCATATGGTGAAAACTATAGTATTCCTAAGAAAATGATTATGCCAATTGCAATGGAATTAAAACAAAGCACAGaaccttaaatatattttttcagtacTGACCTATTATTGTATTGATATGGATAATTCACCAATTTAAATTAACATGTCCTCTTTAATTTATACCCTGATAAATATACTTGCAGccctgaaaagttaaaaaattttccaTGAATACACAGCCAATACATGTCAAAGACAATAGTTAAAGCCAGGTCTTACTGATTCCTAAATAGTCCTCTACCCACTTTGCTTTACACTTTCATAGCTTTGCATACAGTGGGGGCATAACATGAAGTGAATCAAATTGATTCTTACCCTCcataacataaaaaagatatCTGGGTTAACTTAGCCTTATTACCTCCCaactttatttaaattatttttctttatgaggAGTTTATAGGTTTTTAAAAGCACAGGTTCCTCTCTGTTTTTATagtgggaaaaaaagattgtGGAGCCCTGATCAAAATGGTCCAAAGTTAGCAGTCCCTACTTTCTCTATTATCTTATTCCCAAGATAGATTTGAATTGAGGCATTGCCTTAGAGCATAGCTAAATCATAGGAAATGACCTCCCTGCACTATCAGGGCCCCAATCCTTCCGCCCAAAAAGAATCCCAAAGATTGTACATAATACTCTGAGTCATTTTGTTTTGAGCAACATTTCTGATAAATCTGATGTGACAGTCACTGCTACTGGGGCTCTAACTCTTCCACTGCCCCTCAGCCCAACTAAACAAGGGTTTCCAGGACTCCAGCTGTGGGGAATAATAATATGCACACAACTGAATGCACAGGGATGCTAtgagaaagtgctttgtaaattgttAAGGGTTATATAAATGTATGCTATTGTTTCTATGTCAACAGGATAAGATTTGAGGAAGAAAATACTTAAGAATTGGCTTGAATGCATCAGAAGAGAGGGCAGGAAGATTGCCAATATTAGCTCTTTTATATTCAAATTCTGTCACCAATGCTACCCTTTCTAGTTtaacttttctttccatctcattTAGCAAGCCCCTAACAGGGAAAAGAATTCATCCTTTACTCCATGACAAAAGTACATTGTCATGGAAATTACACTAAGTGCTGAATTTGCATTTATAGAAATGGAGGCCATAAACAAATATTATAGATATGCACAAGACAGATCTGAGTTGATTATTTTCCAGGCAGGGTTTAGAAATCACAGATGTCAGGATATAGTATGGCAAACATCTCACTGACACATTTCAGGCCTTATAATAGTCCTCACACAGTATTTGAAGAGCTGTAGGGATTCCGTACCCAAACAGATCTCTATCTCACCAGCCAGTAAACTGTATGTAGTTATTTTCATTCATATGATAATTCAAGATTCCTATCAGTATTTTAATATTATTCCACTAGACATTGTCTATAATATAATTCAGCATCCTATGAAGATAAGCCACAATACTTTGAGGtaagttttcaaatatttctaaatatacaaTTTTATTGGATTTAGAATATCTATGTTCATTgcaatggaaatatatttttcccagaaaaataatgtttaccttttttttttcatgtcacaTAGTAAGGGATTcccaagaaatcaaaagaatagtaaattaaatctgtattttttGCTCTAGAGATTTAAGTCAGACAAAATGTTAATTCTTTTAAAGGGCTGACCTTAAAACAGCTTTttaacctggggtctgtgaacttgtatgtgtgtgcatttcttataaatagatatagatatagatagatgttaTTTAAATACAATTGATTTCCTCTGTaaccctatgtattttattttatacatttaaaaacattattctgagaagacatTAATAGGCTTTGCCAGAAGTGCACAacagaaaacaaagtttttcaaatttaaatcttAACTGAAAAGTTTCTCCTCTATTctggtttattttttaaggaataaaatgTGACAATCCTATTCTGCTTCTTAGACTGTATTAAAGCCCAGTTTTAACAACCCAAGGGAGTAGATGTCTCTTGGCCCCTATGTAAGTGGATCTAATTTTCAGAAGTACCTTATTATATTCTCATCTAAAATTTGGCATTGACTCTAAGAATAGTATTAAAACAAGGCTTCAGTGTACttagttatgttttttttttttttttttttttttttttggggcaTTCTGCACAAAGAGATTCTAAGAACCACAAGTCTTTATAAAAGGCTAATTTGTTATAAGCTGCCTTCATGCCTACCTCCCAAAGAACTTCCATTAACTCACAAAGCTAGAcatatttctaacattttatctttatttgacttgaatttcccccacaaatcataaaaaaattatttatttttcctttgtaaaaaatgTGGTTCCAAGACCATGCAAagttttacaaatgggaaaattgactcgaacaacatttttaaaaggctCATCACCTTCCAGAGCAACATCAGTGGCATTCACATCAGTAGGATGATGGTTCAATGGTACTCATATTAGAGTgacagaaaaaaaccaaaaacttttccTGAAGTGTTCATCTGGACAGGGGGCCATCATGATGCCATTCATGCCTTCTCATAGTGACGAACAGCCACCACATCTCCAAAGGTGAGAGTCtagaatattaaaacataaataagaCTTTAAATTGAAGAAACACCATATCAGTGGAggcattttcttacattttaaattatagcttAAACTATCTGGAGTCTTAAAAACTCATATACTTGAAAATTTCCCTGACCCATTTAGGGATTgattcttctgccttttttttaaaaggatcatAGATAGTTCTAAATATTTCACTTATATACCTGTTGCACGTTTCTATGGACAAAATAAACTGATTAATCTTAGCAGGGGGACCAGGTCAAATCAGATATCTTAATTATACCTTAACTGatcaaagtaataataatagcttatattgACTAATACCACaagaaagtgtctgaagcaagatttgaaactAGGTCACCCTGTTGACAACTCACTTTCTATATCACTTTTATCATAATGTcttaattgagaaaactgaagtgacTAAACTTTGGACCTGATGTACCTAGATGATTTTTTCAGCTGTCTACAAGGAAAGTAATGGTAAGTTCAACAATCAGTCTtcataaagagaaaggaaaaagaatctgaatacagaactttcttgatttgttttgcaAAGCATAGCTTCCCAAGCTTGGTATTACTGAATTTTTGACAGATTTTGAACAATCAAAAATTATCTGGACAAAGAGGTAGTCTCTGTAATAGTTGGACACTAATTCACCATGTGAATGTATGATCCTTTGTTTTAGATGGTGGAATTCAGGAGCAGAGCTATAAATATGATTAAAGTAGTCCAAATTATTGGCTTCTATTTTCTAGCATATGGAtgtcaaattaaaaaattgaTGTTTATAATGCTTTGTCAAACTCATTTTCCTTAAGGATTTGTAAttccatatacaaatataaatacatgtgACATTATCTGAAGGAGATCAATTTGTCAATGtcttctatcaattttttttctgtaattattgCATTGCATTGAAATTTGGTTTGTGATTCTTCACTGACCACAGTTGAACCTTTATTTAAAACAGGCATGTGGGGAAAATACATTAGAATTAAAGTCAAAAGAGGCAACATTTACTACCCAAGTCATATTGGGCAAGTTACAGAGTCAATTAAAGAAAACCACTTTGATTTCCTCTTGTGAGAAATGGGCCTGATAATATTTCACTGCCTGCCATTGTATGTAAGATTTTTTCTACTTTGCAAAAATAACATCATATAAATCTAGGTTATTATGGTAGGGGATGAGGAGtgtgttctgattctttttaaaaatagctaagaAAAACTGGAAGAATGAATGAGTTCCCCCAAATATATATGTCACCAAAATGTTGTTCCTTCATTATACATTAAATTGTCCAAAATATATGGGTCaaaatattatatctttttatatttataaagccaCTTCTGTTCAACTTAATtagttgaggaaattaaattcaaaaattagtttttgtttattttgctagcacatatttgtaacttttttattactaaaaatattgaatatcaatattttaattgtatcaatattttaaatgtatacatacatatatgtgtatatacatatatatgttagtGACAACATTTTCTTGTTGCTCATCAACTGGATTTGTAAACTTTAGTTTTTTGAGATTTAactagtttattatttttctaattataaaacattactgattttcatatttttatttatattttattgtccATATGCAGAATTCTATTTCACTTGAAGTTTAGATATTCCTTTCTACCAAAGTCTTTTTTCTCACATACTATAACTACCAACAAAAACAGTAAATTTGCTCTACTTAATATACAACTAAATTGTTGTATACAATTTATATACaattgtatatattaatatacaatttAGTTGTATATTAAGTAGAGCAAATTTactgttgttaaaaaaaaagtatacttttgcTGTTCACATTGCATATTATACACCAAATAAATTCTAAACAGAATACACTGTTCTTACTCACCATGACCATTTTGCCATCCTTAATTTCTCTTACAAAGTTTGTCTCTTTGCCATCCCATTTTTGAACATGAACTAGCTTATCACCATCCAAGCTCACAACAGactacaaagaacaaaaacacaagAGAATTAAGCCTAAAAAGGAAGCAACATAGCTCTTAACTTCTGTTTGAAGGAACTTGAACTGTTTGAAAACAACTTGAACAACTGACTGGTGTGATGGTAAGATCCCAATCTGTGACTGGAATCACTATTGCTTTACTTCAATGAACTGtaataattatatcattaaaaCATGAATTACGTAATctattaattaatcattttattaaagtGTGTTTCTTTGTTCAAAATTCAATGCCTTCATGTATCAGAAATTAAAAATTCCTTACCAAAACAAATAATCATTCATCTCTATACCATTTGCACTTAAATGAAGccttgaagtgaaaaaaaaattatattattcatCTAATTTTCTCAAAGACTTTAGGAGGAATGCATGTTCCCTTCTTTTGAGAGTATATTTCAGAGGTTGTAGTTTAAGGAATACAgttcaaatagaaaaatgaggggaaataaCGATAAAAGCTTGTGGATGGGAAAATTTGAACTAGagatagaattcaaaaaaaatcacGAATCAGAACAGTTGATCTGGTATCTCAAGAACCATGCATGGGATGGAAGTCTTCCCAgtagaaaataattccttcctGGACTCCTCACCACTGAAAGAACTCCcccacagaaaagaaatacatgaaGAGTCTTTAAACACGGAATTTCAAAGTTTAGAGTTCCGTGGTCACTTAATTCTACCCTCgccttaaaaagaattttagaaagagaggaaaggaagaggaggggggaggggaagggaggaatagaggaagagagagagagagagagagagagagagagagatggggatgAATGATTAGTAGTCATCCAGACTCTTTAGGAAGCATGATGGGGAAACTCCCACTTCCAAAGtggcccattccacttttgaatagctTTCCTTTTGTCCCTATATCCTAAAGCTTAAAATCCCCTCTTTAATAACTTTACCCTAGCTCTTCCCTTTCTAGAAAGAAGTCAAATTACTTACTTTGCAGTTTCTATCATCTGGAGTTGTTTCGTCAAATTCTTCTCCCAAGTGGAAGCTGATTTCTGTGTTCTTGAAGGTGCTCTGAGTCCTGATCACCACTTTGTCCCCTTCTTGACTGATTATCACTGTTGGTTTAGTCACATTCCCCACCTGCCTAGTGGCAAAGCCCACTCCTAAAGAACCAGGGAGAAATGATACAAGTTACTCTCAGCCATCTAAAAGCTACTGGGCTTGCAACGGAGCTTGCAACTTTCAGACAACTTTCAaaacctttccttatttttccatttcctctcacTCCCACCCCAAACCATATATTGGAAATCAAGGTATCCTAAGGCATAATCAAATATTTAGCCACGTAACATGATTTTATCTGCCAAAATAACTGAATGCtgatgaaaacaaaggaaaaatcaaaatgtcTTCAAGCTCTTTTTAGATTCAGATGGTAAACACAACCCAATCAGAAGAgtcttgatttaagaaaaaagaggGCAGATTATAAAGGCTGTATTTACATTATTTTGGTCCTTTAATcgtcaggaaaaaaacaatcttATAATTGGATACTGGGGTTGCAGCTTTGTTTTTAATCTACACAAGCAGttgaaaaaagaatcataaagtcactcacatatagatagatactgtggttttcaaaaagatttaatcttgtgttttactTACCTAGTGCCTTCATGTATTCATCAAAGTTATGGCTGTCAGTCAGCTTCCAGGTAGCACAGAAAGCCtccaccattctttttttttttttaaacctccctCACTAGCTTCAGACAACTGAGAAGATAAGATTGATTTTCCTGGCCCTGAGGTTTAGAATATGTCCCAGCTATTCAGCTCCAGCTTCTTATTTGAAGAAGAGGCGGGCAAAGAGCAAGGATTAGAGCTGAAATCTCCACCCCTCCTCCGTCCCTCTTTCTAGGAGcctggagatggggagggggaatggAATCGAGGAGCAAGGGGCCCAATCCTCTTTGTGATTGGCTCAGGCCACTGGGTCAGCAGAGTAGGACAGGCACCACCCACCCGGTACACTGCGGCCCTTATCCCTTATGGGGCTAGACTGGGGAGGCTTCAttagggatggagggagggaaaaggggaggaaacaaaaaaatgagagggGTCTTTCAGGTTTAGCTTGAAATTTTGGCAATAGTAATATAAgactgggaaaaggaaaaagaaaaacgcACAATGGAACATTCAAATTGATTTCCGTTGAACGTGAAGATAGTGACAAATGAAAGCCCCATgaagaaaattacaataattcCAAGTTTTTTAAACCAAAGGATGCTGGACTCTTTCCCATTctcattctctgtgtgtgtctgtctttctctgtctctctctgtttctgtctgtctctgtccctccctctgtcctccccccaacaaattgggaaaaaaaaggaatctgtTCCTGGTTTAATTTTATCTCATATACGAGAgatagagggaagagaggggagagacactcaaatataagattaaaagaaaaaaagttaagccaggaggggaaaaaaggcctTTCCCCCTATATGATGAATGTTACCCTGCCTGGGTATCAATGAGCTAAAACTATTTTGACATTCTCCTAACAAAGTAAGCAGACTTTAGAGCTTTCACTGTCCTTAGCAAGAGTAGGAGAGCTAATTGC
This window contains:
- the FABP7 gene encoding fatty acid-binding protein, brain, whose amino-acid sequence is MVEAFCATWKLTDSHNFDEYMKALGVGFATRQVGNVTKPTVIISQEGDKVVIRTQSTFKNTEISFHLGEEFDETTPDDRNCKSVVSLDGDKLVHVQKWDGKETNFVREIKDGKMVMTLTFGDVVAVRHYEKA